The following coding sequences are from one Pseudonocardia sp. EC080619-01 window:
- a CDS encoding XRE family transcriptional regulator — protein MEDAALRAAVGERLRSARTAHGLSVGALAARAGIGKGSLSELENGSRNPTLSTLYALANTLGLPVSHLLAETVGAEVGAPGIGTRLLETRTDDEGTVEVYLLTLRPGTVHVSAAHGPHVVEHLLVTRGTARAGRSGEEADLPTGTGTAWTSDVEHTYTALGEHPAEAVLVIRTGPHPGGTLRSAPAP, from the coding sequence GTGGAGGACGCAGCACTGCGGGCCGCGGTCGGGGAACGGCTGCGCTCCGCCCGCACCGCGCACGGCCTGTCGGTCGGGGCACTCGCCGCGCGGGCCGGGATCGGCAAGGGCTCGCTGTCCGAGCTCGAGAACGGCTCCCGCAACCCGACCCTGTCGACCCTCTACGCACTGGCGAACACGCTCGGGCTGCCGGTGTCGCACCTGCTCGCCGAGACGGTCGGCGCCGAGGTGGGCGCGCCCGGGATCGGCACCCGGCTGCTGGAGACCCGCACCGACGACGAGGGCACCGTCGAGGTCTACCTGCTGACGCTGCGACCGGGCACCGTGCACGTCTCGGCCGCGCACGGCCCGCACGTCGTCGAGCACCTGCTGGTCACCCGCGGGACCGCCCGCGCGGGCCGTTCCGGGGAGGAGGCCGACCTGCCGACCGGGACCGGGACGGCGTGGACCAGCGACGTCGAGCACACCTACACCGCGCTCGGCGAGCACCCCGCGGAGGCCGTCCTCGTCATCCGCACCGGGCCGCACCCGGGTGGAACCCTCAGGTCCGCGCCGGCTCCTTGA
- a CDS encoding TIGR03089 family protein, whose amino-acid sequence MTTVFGSGLFLTDALLGPALGATAARPLFTHYDDATGERMELSGTTTANWTAKAANLLRDECDAEPGTRVAVLLPAHWQTAASLLALWSCGAELVGDPTSADLVLADAARLDVALAAGAGTVVAFSLDAFGRGLTDLPSGTIDFASEVRVHGDDFVPWDPVDGSAPAWDGATGTEVLDAARARAGELGIGGGARVLSTAAWDSPDGLRDGLLAVLAGGGSLVQVVNPSDDAGVLDRRAETERCTARLG is encoded by the coding sequence ATGACCACCGTGTTCGGCTCCGGCCTGTTCCTCACCGACGCCCTGCTCGGCCCCGCGCTCGGGGCCACCGCGGCGCGACCGCTGTTCACCCACTACGACGACGCCACCGGTGAGCGGATGGAGCTGTCGGGCACGACCACCGCGAACTGGACGGCGAAGGCGGCCAACCTGCTGCGCGACGAGTGCGACGCCGAGCCCGGGACCCGGGTCGCGGTGCTGCTGCCTGCGCACTGGCAGACGGCGGCGTCGCTGCTCGCGCTGTGGTCGTGCGGCGCGGAGCTGGTCGGGGACCCGACGTCGGCGGACCTGGTGCTCGCCGACGCGGCCCGCCTCGACGTCGCGCTCGCGGCCGGTGCCGGGACCGTCGTCGCGTTCTCCCTCGACGCGTTCGGCCGCGGCCTGACCGACCTCCCGTCCGGCACGATCGACTTCGCCTCCGAGGTCCGTGTGCACGGCGACGACTTCGTGCCGTGGGACCCGGTCGACGGTTCGGCCCCCGCCTGGGACGGCGCGACGGGCACCGAGGTCCTCGACGCCGCCCGCGCCCGCGCCGGCGAGCTGGGGATCGGCGGGGGCGCCCGGGTGCTGTCGACCGCGGCCTGGGACTCGCCGGACGGCCTCCGCGACGGGCTGCTCGCCGTCCTGGCCGGCGGGGGGTCGCTGGTGCAGGTCGTGAACCCGTCCGACGACGCCGGGGTGCTCGACCGCCGCGCGGAGACCGAGCGCTGCACGGCGCGGCTGGGCTGA
- a CDS encoding HNH endonuclease signature motif containing protein, translating to MTAVQEPPRTSLPVGDPGFPQVDLALVQLAVEQAAHDDLSGVSEAELIDQIQQLESVQHSLAALQATRVRAFARLHVENGIAAGRTDPDRLQRGVVAQVGLACRVSPTEARRRVSTARDLHDGLDHVRGLFGAGELSAAKVAVVVAACSGLDRAERAAVDVRLAAHDLTRLGLGRLRYLARRFAAEVAPEKFLARVESARAERRVTLRPAPDAMTFLTAYLPVEQGVACLAALNKAFTEVSVDPAPSTRTRGQVMADALVERLTGQAMATDVGVEVQVVVPIEALLDPDSPLPAEIPGHGPVPVELLATGEGRKTLRRLVTSDGVVIGGDSRQRTFTGLLARLVRARAGNRCTEPYCDAPVRHIDHVHRDAEGGATELDNGRGVCEFHNHVREQAGWRVARGPDGGVRTTTPTGHTYRAPG from the coding sequence ATGACCGCGGTCCAGGAACCCCCACGCACCAGCCTCCCGGTCGGGGATCCGGGGTTCCCTCAGGTCGATCTGGCGCTGGTGCAGCTGGCGGTGGAGCAGGCCGCGCACGACGACCTGTCCGGTGTGTCCGAGGCGGAGTTGATCGATCAGATCCAGCAGCTCGAATCCGTGCAGCACTCCCTGGCCGCGCTCCAGGCGACCCGGGTGCGGGCGTTCGCCCGGCTCCATGTGGAGAACGGCATCGCGGCCGGGCGGACGGATCCGGATCGGTTGCAGCGCGGAGTGGTGGCCCAGGTCGGGTTGGCCTGCCGGGTCTCGCCGACCGAGGCGCGCCGACGGGTGAGTACGGCCCGTGACCTGCACGACGGTCTCGATCATGTCCGTGGGCTGTTCGGGGCCGGTGAGTTGAGCGCGGCGAAGGTGGCGGTGGTGGTGGCCGCGTGTTCGGGTCTGGACCGTGCTGAACGTGCCGCGGTGGATGTTCGTCTGGCTGCGCACGATCTGACCAGGCTCGGTCTGGGCCGGTTGCGGTATCTCGCACGCCGGTTCGCCGCCGAGGTCGCACCGGAGAAGTTCCTCGCCCGCGTGGAGTCCGCACGGGCGGAACGGCGCGTGACCCTGCGTCCGGCGCCGGATGCGATGACCTTCCTGACCGCGTATCTCCCGGTCGAACAGGGCGTGGCCTGCCTCGCCGCTCTGAACAAGGCGTTCACCGAGGTGTCGGTGGACCCGGCACCGTCGACCCGGACTCGTGGTCAGGTCATGGCCGACGCCCTGGTCGAGCGCCTCACCGGACAGGCGATGGCGACCGATGTGGGTGTCGAGGTCCAGGTCGTGGTGCCGATCGAGGCGCTGCTCGACCCGGACTCGCCGCTCCCGGCGGAGATCCCCGGCCACGGCCCGGTCCCGGTCGAACTCCTCGCCACGGGCGAGGGGAGGAAGACCCTGCGCCGCCTGGTCACCTCCGACGGTGTCGTGATCGGTGGTGACTCGCGGCAGCGCACCTTCACCGGGCTGCTGGCGCGCCTGGTGCGGGCGCGGGCGGGGAACCGGTGCACCGAGCCGTACTGCGATGCCCCGGTGCGCCATATCGACCATGTCCACCGTGATGCCGAGGGCGGGGCGACCGAGCTCGACAACGGGCGCGGGGTGTGCGAGTTCCACAACCACGTCCGGGAGCAGGCCGGGTGGCGCGTCGCCCGCGGCCCCGACGGTGGCGTGCGGACCACGACCCCGACCGGGCACACCTACCGGGCGCCCGGATGA
- a CDS encoding S9 family peptidase, with amino-acid sequence MALPDRIAVADMLRPPERTAATISPDGTRIAYLAPWKGRLNVWVSDVDGGTEPRCVTADETRTVQRYHWSDDPRWLLYLQDDGGDENWHVHRVDLDDADAPAVDLTPYPGATAVGLELRPGRPGQAVLQLNARVPTEFDLCELDIASGELTVLAESPGPGSGWLLAGDTLLRETLTADGTAELWRDDERIATFDGDAYPVGVFPNEPTPDGTGLWFGSYRGTDHLHLARLDLRTGEETEVDRHPSCDVDTRSQVFPNLPSPLIRDRGTGELLGVRYLGVRQHTRALDPRFADVLAALEDLCDGDLSAVSGDVGGTRWVATFLHDRDPQTWFYDHATGERRLLFHTRGDLDPDTLAPMTPVTVTARDGRELPSYLTLPVGVAPAGLPLVLMPHGGPWARDRWGFDASVQLWANRGYAVLQPQFRGSAGFGRAHMEAGVGELAGAMHDDLIDAVDWAVAQGYADPGRIAMFGGSYGGYATLVGVSFTPDRFAAAVSYVGISNLANFMRTVPEFAKPGLVNNWYRYVGDPADPEQEADMLARSPITRADDIRTPLMVVQGANDVRVVRAESDTMVAALRGRGVDVEYLVFDDEGHFIVDPGNLLTMFETADRFLAEHLANGRHP; translated from the coding sequence ATGGCCCTGCCCGACCGGATCGCCGTCGCGGACATGCTGCGCCCGCCGGAGCGCACCGCGGCCACGATCTCCCCGGACGGCACCCGCATCGCCTACCTCGCCCCCTGGAAGGGCCGGCTGAACGTCTGGGTGTCCGACGTCGACGGCGGCACCGAACCGCGTTGCGTCACCGCCGACGAGACCCGCACCGTCCAGCGCTACCACTGGAGCGACGACCCGCGCTGGCTGCTCTACCTGCAGGACGACGGTGGCGACGAGAACTGGCACGTCCACCGGGTCGACCTCGACGACGCCGACGCCCCCGCCGTCGACCTCACCCCGTACCCCGGGGCGACGGCGGTGGGCCTGGAGCTGCGGCCCGGCCGCCCCGGGCAGGCGGTCCTGCAGCTCAACGCCCGCGTCCCCACCGAGTTCGACCTGTGCGAGCTCGACATCGCCTCCGGCGAGCTGACGGTGCTCGCCGAGAGCCCCGGCCCCGGCTCCGGGTGGCTGCTCGCCGGCGACACGCTGCTGCGCGAGACCCTGACCGCGGACGGCACGGCGGAGCTCTGGCGGGACGACGAGCGGATCGCGACGTTCGACGGTGACGCCTACCCGGTGGGCGTCTTCCCGAACGAGCCCACGCCGGACGGCACCGGCCTCTGGTTCGGCTCCTACCGGGGCACCGACCACCTGCACCTCGCGCGGCTCGACCTGCGCACCGGTGAGGAGACCGAGGTCGACCGGCACCCGTCGTGCGACGTCGACACCCGCTCCCAGGTCTTCCCGAACCTGCCGTCGCCACTGATCCGGGACCGGGGCACCGGGGAGCTGCTCGGCGTGCGCTACCTCGGCGTGCGCCAGCACACCCGCGCGCTCGACCCGCGGTTCGCCGACGTGCTCGCCGCGCTGGAGGACCTCTGCGACGGCGACCTCTCCGCCGTCTCCGGCGACGTCGGCGGCACCCGCTGGGTCGCCACGTTCCTGCACGACCGCGACCCGCAGACCTGGTTCTACGACCACGCCACCGGCGAGCGACGGCTGCTGTTCCACACCCGCGGGGACCTCGACCCGGACACGCTGGCCCCCATGACCCCGGTGACGGTCACCGCCCGGGACGGGCGGGAGCTGCCGTCGTACCTGACCCTGCCCGTCGGCGTCGCACCGGCCGGGCTGCCGCTGGTCCTGATGCCGCACGGCGGGCCGTGGGCCCGGGACCGGTGGGGCTTCGACGCGAGCGTCCAGCTGTGGGCCAACCGCGGCTACGCGGTGCTGCAGCCGCAGTTCCGCGGCTCCGCGGGCTTCGGGCGCGCACACATGGAGGCCGGTGTCGGCGAGCTCGCCGGCGCGATGCACGACGACCTGATCGACGCCGTCGACTGGGCGGTGGCTCAGGGGTACGCCGATCCCGGCCGGATCGCGATGTTCGGCGGGTCCTACGGCGGCTACGCCACGCTCGTCGGCGTCTCCTTCACCCCGGACCGGTTCGCCGCGGCCGTCTCCTACGTCGGCATCTCGAACCTGGCGAACTTCATGCGCACCGTTCCCGAGTTCGCGAAGCCCGGCCTGGTCAACAACTGGTACCGCTACGTCGGCGACCCCGCGGACCCGGAGCAGGAGGCGGACATGCTGGCCCGCTCGCCGATCACCCGGGCCGACGACATCCGCACCCCGCTGATGGTCGTGCAGGGCGCGAACGACGTCCGCGTCGTGCGGGCCGAGTCGGACACGATGGTCGCCGCGCTCCGCGGGCGCGGGGTCGACGTCGAGTACCTGGTGTTCGACGACGAGGGCCACTTCATCGTCGACCCCGGGAACCTGCTGACGATGTTCGAGACGGCGGACCGGTTCCTCGCCGAGCACCTGGCTAACGGCCGTCACCCGTAG
- the ilvA gene encoding threonine ammonia-lyase IlvA — translation MSARDVDDAAARLHAVIGPTPLQLNPRLSDALGGEVWVKREDLQPVRSYKIRGAYNLIAQLPEADRAAGVVCASAGNHAQGVAFACQRLGVRGRVYLPGTTPRQKRDRVARLGRDAVEIRVVGNTYDEAAAAARADAASTGATQVPAFDDPRTVAGQGTIAREVLAQLADPPDVLVVPVGGGGLLAGAITYLREHAPSTRIVGVEPAGAASMAAAVGAGEPVELDALDPFVDGAAVRKVGAATFEVVRDSDVELLAVPEGRICVEMLALYQSDGIIAEPAGALSPAALDMLDIPRNATTVCLLSGGNNDVSRYADIVERALVFEGRKHYFLVDFPQEPGALRRFLDDVLGPDDDITLFEYTKRSNRETGPALVGIELGAPEDLTALLKRMDEAPPHIEPIPPDSPLFGFLL, via the coding sequence GTGAGCGCCCGGGACGTCGACGACGCGGCGGCCCGACTGCACGCCGTGATCGGCCCGACCCCGCTGCAGCTCAACCCGAGGCTGTCCGACGCGCTCGGCGGCGAGGTCTGGGTCAAGCGCGAGGACCTGCAGCCGGTCCGCTCCTACAAGATCCGCGGCGCGTACAACCTGATCGCCCAGTTGCCCGAGGCCGACCGTGCCGCGGGCGTCGTGTGCGCCAGCGCGGGGAACCACGCCCAGGGCGTCGCGTTCGCCTGCCAGCGGCTCGGCGTCCGCGGGCGGGTGTACCTGCCGGGCACCACGCCGCGGCAGAAGCGCGACCGGGTCGCCCGGCTCGGCCGCGACGCCGTCGAGATCCGGGTGGTCGGCAACACCTACGACGAGGCCGCCGCCGCGGCCCGCGCCGACGCCGCCTCCACGGGTGCGACCCAGGTCCCCGCGTTCGACGACCCGCGCACCGTCGCGGGCCAGGGCACGATCGCCCGCGAGGTCCTGGCCCAGCTGGCCGACCCGCCGGACGTGCTGGTCGTGCCCGTCGGCGGCGGGGGCCTGCTCGCCGGGGCGATCACCTACCTGCGCGAGCACGCGCCGTCGACGCGGATCGTCGGCGTCGAGCCGGCGGGCGCGGCGAGCATGGCCGCCGCGGTCGGCGCGGGCGAGCCGGTGGAGCTGGACGCGCTGGACCCGTTCGTCGACGGCGCCGCGGTGCGCAAGGTCGGCGCGGCGACCTTCGAGGTGGTCCGCGACTCGGACGTCGAGCTGCTGGCCGTGCCCGAGGGCCGCATCTGTGTCGAGATGCTGGCGCTCTACCAGTCCGACGGCATCATCGCCGAGCCCGCCGGGGCGCTCTCCCCGGCCGCGCTGGACATGCTCGACATCCCGCGGAACGCGACCACGGTCTGTCTGCTCTCCGGCGGGAACAACGACGTCAGCCGGTACGCCGACATCGTCGAGCGGGCGCTGGTCTTCGAGGGTCGCAAGCACTACTTCCTCGTCGACTTCCCGCAGGAGCCCGGTGCCCTGCGACGGTTCCTCGACGACGTCCTCGGCCCGGACGACGACATCACCCTGTTCGAGTACACCAAGCGCTCCAACCGGGAGACCGGGCCGGCACTGGTGGGCATCGAGCTCGGGGCGCCCGAGGACCTCACCGCGCTCCTCAAGCGGATGGACGAGGCCCCGCCGCACATCGAGCCGATCCCACCGGACAGCCCGCTGTTCGGATTCCTCCTCTGA
- a CDS encoding benzoate/H(+) symporter BenE family transporter → MERSWIRPVPVGIVTAVVGFTSSFAVVLAGLRGAGADPGQAASGLVALTLLQGVGTVWLSRRFRRPLTVAWSTPGAALLASAGPVAGGWPAVVGAFLVTGVLIVLTGLWGRLGRLVAAIPAPLAQAMLAGVLLPLCLAPVRSLVERPLLVAPIVVVWVVLQRYAPRWASPAAFSLALVIVVATADGTAWLQLPALAVTAPSFEVAAVVGVALPLYVVTMASQNVPGVAVMSAAGYEVPWRYAMVLTGAGTVAGAPAGGHAVNLAAITAALPASPEAHSDPARRWIAAQATGWTSLLLAPVATTLAALVTAAPPGVIEAVAGLALLGTFAAALASALTTTRTDPVARVPPIATFLVAASGTVVAGIGAAFWGLVAGLVLHAVLRPREPATATGDGR, encoded by the coding sequence GTGGAACGCTCGTGGATCCGGCCCGTGCCGGTCGGGATCGTCACCGCCGTCGTCGGCTTCACCAGCTCCTTCGCGGTGGTCCTCGCCGGGCTGCGCGGCGCGGGCGCGGACCCGGGGCAGGCCGCGTCCGGGCTGGTCGCGCTCACCCTGCTGCAGGGCGTGGGCACCGTCTGGCTCAGCCGCCGGTTCCGCCGCCCGCTGACCGTGGCCTGGTCGACGCCCGGTGCGGCGCTGCTCGCCTCGGCCGGGCCGGTCGCCGGGGGCTGGCCCGCCGTCGTCGGGGCGTTCCTCGTGACCGGCGTGCTGATCGTGCTGACCGGATTGTGGGGCCGGCTCGGACGGCTGGTCGCCGCGATCCCCGCCCCGCTCGCGCAGGCGATGCTGGCGGGGGTGCTGCTGCCGCTGTGCCTGGCGCCGGTGCGGTCGCTGGTGGAGCGGCCCCTCCTGGTGGCGCCGATCGTCGTCGTGTGGGTGGTGCTGCAGCGGTACGCGCCGCGCTGGGCCTCGCCGGCCGCGTTCTCGCTCGCGCTGGTGATCGTGGTGGCGACGGCGGACGGGACCGCCTGGCTGCAGCTCCCGGCCCTGGCGGTCACGGCCCCGTCCTTCGAGGTGGCGGCCGTCGTCGGTGTCGCGCTGCCGCTGTACGTGGTGACGATGGCGTCGCAGAACGTCCCGGGCGTCGCGGTGATGTCCGCCGCGGGCTACGAGGTGCCGTGGCGGTACGCGATGGTGCTGACCGGCGCCGGGACCGTCGCCGGGGCGCCGGCCGGCGGACACGCCGTCAACCTCGCGGCGATCACCGCCGCGCTGCCCGCCTCGCCGGAGGCCCACTCCGATCCCGCCCGGCGCTGGATCGCCGCGCAGGCCACGGGCTGGACGTCGCTGCTGCTCGCACCGGTCGCGACGACCCTCGCGGCGCTGGTCACCGCCGCCCCGCCCGGGGTGATCGAGGCGGTGGCGGGGCTGGCGCTGCTCGGGACGTTCGCCGCCGCGCTCGCCTCGGCGCTGACCACGACCCGGACGGACCCGGTGGCCCGGGTGCCGCCGATCGCGACGTTCCTGGTCGCGGCGTCGGGCACGGTCGTCGCCGGGATCGGGGCGGCGTTCTGGGGGCTGGTCGCCGGGCTGGTGCTGCACGCCGTGCTGCGCCCCCGGGAACCCGCCACCGCTACGGGTGACGGCCGTTAG
- a CDS encoding DUF3159 domain-containing protein translates to MTTDEHTDRSKPTLLDQMGGPAGFVYSTIPVVVFVTANAFLSLPLTIGISVAVGLGLFAFRMVRGEKFASAIGSLLGVAVAAGLVAWTGNARDFFVIGIWASLAGFVVTLGSLLARRPLTGVIWNAVHGGKHAWRENRTVLRAHDLATAAAVLVFGSRFAIQQWLYVAEETGGLGIARVVMGTPLTILAALVVVWAFRRSSKALLH, encoded by the coding sequence GTGACCACGGACGAGCACACCGACCGCAGCAAGCCGACCCTGCTCGACCAGATGGGTGGCCCCGCCGGCTTCGTCTACTCGACGATCCCCGTGGTCGTCTTCGTGACGGCCAACGCGTTCCTGTCCCTGCCGCTGACGATCGGGATCTCGGTCGCGGTGGGACTGGGCCTGTTCGCGTTCCGGATGGTCCGCGGCGAGAAGTTCGCGTCCGCGATCGGGAGCCTGCTCGGCGTCGCCGTCGCAGCGGGGCTCGTCGCCTGGACCGGCAACGCACGGGACTTCTTCGTGATCGGCATCTGGGCCTCGCTGGCCGGATTCGTCGTCACGCTCGGGTCGCTGCTGGCCCGCCGCCCGCTGACCGGTGTCATCTGGAACGCCGTGCACGGCGGGAAGCACGCCTGGCGGGAGAACCGCACCGTGCTGCGCGCCCACGACCTCGCGACCGCCGCCGCCGTGCTCGTGTTCGGGTCGCGCTTCGCGATCCAGCAGTGGCTCTACGTCGCCGAGGAGACCGGTGGGCTGGGCATCGCCCGGGTCGTCATGGGCACCCCGCTGACCATCCTCGCGGCGCTCGTCGTGGTGTGGGCGTTCCGCCGCAGCAGCAAGGCACTCCTGCACTGA
- a CDS encoding MSMEG_0570 family nitrogen starvation response protein: protein MMFDVRWPDGTEVSYYSPSLVVEEHLATGTAYPVADFVSRSRTCMEIADSRVRAKYGFGCAQSARTMALISAAARRFAPTDEVRVETFRR, encoded by the coding sequence ATGATGTTCGACGTCCGCTGGCCGGACGGCACCGAGGTCAGCTACTACTCGCCGTCACTGGTCGTCGAGGAACACCTCGCGACCGGCACGGCGTACCCGGTGGCGGACTTCGTCTCCCGCAGCCGGACCTGCATGGAGATCGCCGACTCGCGGGTCCGGGCGAAGTACGGCTTCGGCTGCGCACAGTCCGCCCGCACGATGGCCCTCATCTCCGCGGCCGCACGGCGGTTCGCCCCGACCGACGAGGTGCGGGTGGAGACCTTCCGCCGGTAG
- a CDS encoding GPP34 family phosphoprotein, which yields MSSTLPLPHELYLLSHVPAKSRLDDDSALVRGSLLRAAAVADLRIAGLLRDRDGKAERAPGPAPGGLDPFLAEVLDSVRPDRPRRWFGVVDHHWHTAERAVRESLVATGTITAERRRVLLVVPARRIEVPDRGPVQELRDRVRDAVLGGEDPGAVPIGDAVLAVLADEGNVRTVFRRRELRAHKPAVRALNERVDRELPGLRTAMSWSVAARRTAATS from the coding sequence ATGTCCTCGACGCTTCCGCTGCCCCACGAGCTGTACCTGCTCAGCCACGTGCCCGCGAAGTCCAGGCTGGACGACGACAGCGCGCTGGTGCGGGGATCACTGCTGCGTGCCGCCGCCGTCGCCGACCTGCGCATCGCCGGCCTGCTCCGCGACCGTGACGGGAAGGCGGAGCGCGCCCCGGGGCCGGCGCCGGGCGGGCTCGACCCGTTCCTCGCCGAGGTGCTCGACTCCGTCCGGCCGGACCGTCCGCGCCGTTGGTTCGGCGTCGTGGACCACCACTGGCACACGGCCGAGCGCGCCGTCCGGGAATCGCTCGTCGCCACCGGGACGATCACGGCGGAGCGCCGCCGCGTCCTGCTCGTCGTCCCCGCGCGCCGGATCGAGGTGCCCGACCGCGGGCCGGTGCAGGAGCTGCGGGACCGCGTGCGGGACGCGGTGCTGGGCGGGGAAGACCCCGGCGCCGTCCCGATCGGGGACGCCGTCCTGGCGGTGCTCGCCGACGAGGGAAACGTCCGGACCGTCTTCCGGCGCCGGGAGCTGCGGGCGCACAAGCCCGCCGTCCGGGCGCTGAACGAGCGGGTCGACCGGGAGCTCCCGGGGCTGCGCACGGCGATGTCCTGGTCGGTCGCCGCACGTCGGACGGCGGCGACCAGCTGA